From a region of the Candidatus Aegiribacteria sp. genome:
- a CDS encoding FAD-dependent thymidylate synthase produces LSMNGRELYHYSRLREDAHAQWDIRNIAHRMLAALREKAPYTCMLTGGKSEVSDLFSPTMLSK; encoded by the coding sequence TCTTAGTATGAACGGCCGGGAGCTTTACCATTATTCAAGGCTTCGGGAAGACGCCCACGCTCAGTGGGATATCAGGAATATTGCTCACAGAATGCTGGCTGCCTTAAGAGAAAAGGCACCTTACACATGCATGCTTACCGGTGGAAAATCCGAAGTATCCGATCTGTTCAGCCCCACCATGTTAAGTAAATGA